CGCTCCCTGATTATTGGCGGTCTGAGCGGCACCCTGGCCGGGGTCGCCACCGACGCGCTGCTCTCGCGCGCCCTGAACCTCGGACAGGACGCCCAGCGCTCGCTGCTCACTGCCCCAGCGACCAGCCCGGTGGCCCTGCAGCTCGCGCAGTTCACGGGGGCCCCACCTGCGCTGGCCGCCACACTGGCCGTTCTGTCCGGGCTGGTCGGCGCGTTGCTGCTGCCGGGCTTTCTGAGCGTGATCGGCGTGAAACACCCGCTGGCGCGTGGACTCGCCATCGGCGCGGTCGCCCACGGGGTCGGCACCGCCCGCGCCCGCGAGGAGGGAGAGCTCACCGGCGCGGCAAGTTCGATTGGTATGGGCCTGGCGGCACTGATCGTGACCCTGACCGTGGCCGGACTGGGCAGCCGTTAGCCGGCGGGGGAAACATCCCCTCCCCCGGGCCCCGCATTTGACTCTGTGCGCCGCAGCCCCGATGCTGAGAGGCCGATGGCCCGCACCGTCAACCCCATTCAGGACCGCTCGCGCCGGGCGGCGCTGGAACGGGCAGCCTACCTCGCGCTGTACGAACGCGGCTACGCCGGGGTCACGCTGGCGAACATCGCCGCGCACGCCGGGGTCAGCCGGGGCACGCTGGTCTATCACTTCGGCAGCCGCGCCGGCCTGCTCGCCGCCGTGATGCGCCGCTTTACCCGGACCATCACGGCGGCAACCCGCCGCGCCCTGCGGCTGGCCGACACGCCCGCGGGCAAGCTGCAGGCCTTCGTGGACAACCAGTTCTACGGCGTCGAGAACACCCGGCGTTTTTACACCGTGTCGCTGGACTTTCTCGCCGCCGCCACCCGCGATCCGGCCCTGATGGCGGTGCAGCGAGACTTTCTGCGGCAGACGCTGGAACTGGACCTGGAACTGGCGCGGCTGGCCGGAAACGCGGGGGCCGAGACGCGGGCGCGGCAGCTGCGGGCGCTGGTGGAAGGCCTGAGCGTGCGCTTTCTGGCCGATCCCGCTCCCGACCTGACCGCCTACCGCGCCGACTGCCTGGCCGGATTGCGGGCCATTCTGGGCTGGGATTAGACCATCTGGCCGAGGCCCGGGCCGCCGGAAATGTGTCACGCTCCGACATGACCAGAGAATTGGACCACTACCCTTCCCGCGCAGCGCAGGCGCTCGTGCTGCTCCACGATAGAGAAATGCGCGGGTTTCTGGAGGTGTGGCGGCAGGCCGAGGCAGCGAATGTCTGCCTCCCCGCCACATCCAATCCGCACTATCAATCGCTGGAGCATCTGCTGTGGCACGTGCTGAACTCATCGGG
This DNA window, taken from Deinococcus aerophilus, encodes the following:
- a CDS encoding TetR/AcrR family transcriptional regulator, coding for MARTVNPIQDRSRRAALERAAYLALYERGYAGVTLANIAAHAGVSRGTLVYHFGSRAGLLAAVMRRFTRTITAATRRALRLADTPAGKLQAFVDNQFYGVENTRRFYTVSLDFLAAATRDPALMAVQRDFLRQTLELDLELARLAGNAGAETRARQLRALVEGLSVRFLADPAPDLTAYRADCLAGLRAILGWD
- a CDS encoding LrgB family protein, yielding MVWIALTLLAFALGVVVQLRARSPLANPTLLATLLVAAALLLSGVPYATYLGHVKPLTSLLAPAIVALAVPLYRLRALLARQWRSLIIGGLSGTLAGVATDALLSRALNLGQDAQRSLLTAPATSPVALQLAQFTGAPPALAATLAVLSGLVGALLLPGFLSVIGVKHPLARGLAIGAVAHGVGTARAREEGELTGAASSIGMGLAALIVTLTVAGLGSR